Part of the Gemmatimonadota bacterium genome, CGAATATATGACGACCGGCGTCATAAGCTGCCACGGCCGCATTGGGAAATTTTTCTATGACTTTTTCATAGTGCGCCTTTGCTTCGCGCTGAAACCCCCTGTTCCACAATGCCTCACCGTGCAAGAGCTGATATTGCAGATTTTCCGGTTCATTCCTAATGGCCTTTTCACTGGCTTCTACTGCGCGGCGTCGAAACTCGGGTGTGTCCAGGCGAATGTAGAGGCGAGTCAGTTGTGCAAGTGCCGGGGCGTGTTTGCCATTTTTCTTGAGCACTTGCTTGAATTCTTCCACGCTTTCTTTGGGTTCGATCTCATTCATGCGGGAGAGGGCCGCGTGATAGAGGGAATCTACTTCGCTGGACCAGGCCGGTGCTGCGATCAGGCAGGTGAGGATCAAAAGTACGAGGACTTTCACGGGGAGGCTCCTTGTGGTGGATGCTGGTGAGTGGTGGTTCACTCGCGAACTCGGAACACGGCGTTGCGCTTTACTTGTTTTTTCTCCTTCAAATCCGTTATTGCGACTTCGAGTTTGTAAATGCCACGCGGCATTGTAGATAGGTCGATTTCCAGGAAGGTAAAGTCGTCGGATTTGTCGCCGGCATATACGGAACTGATCGATGTGCTGCTCTGCTGTCCGGCTCGGCGCAGTTCTTCGAGGGATTCGGCCATCTGATTGCGTTCGGCCAGTACGTATCGGACTCTCAAATTCGCTCGCCTTGTGCGCGTTTGTGCATTGCCGCTCTTTGCATTGTCCGAACTTTCTTGTCCTTTGGCCGATTGCCCAGGCGGCGATACAATTAGCAATCCGTCCAACTCTGTGAGGTCTATGGCACCGAACATCGCAGGATCTACTTCTCCTTTTTCGGGTACGCTGATGCTATAGACTATCTGATATTGGGTGCGTCCGAATTCGTCTTTTTTCAGGTTGTAAATTTCCAGATATACCGATGCCAATTGTCCGGTGCGATACGCTCGGAGTGGATTGGGGGCAATGCGCAGATCGGTTCGCTTTTCGGGAAAGGGATTGACCAGTTCAATTTTTTGGGCGAGTAACAGGTCACTCATGTCCAGACTTGATTCAGATACTGTCAAAAGGCGTTCTGTGCGGAATGTGCCGATGGAGCCGCTGATCCTGTCTCCCACTTCGACCACGATATTATACATGCCCTGGGGAAGTTCCAGGGGACGTTGGCTTAATAGATATTGCTGTGCATTTCTCCCCGATGGTCTTTTTTGTCCAAGAGGTCGCACATTGCGATAAATATCTCGCCACCGGTAATCGAACATAAATAGCCCGTCGTCCATGACGATCATCTGGTCGTCGTTTGCTTTTAGTTTGTTCGTGGGAATGGCATAAGCGATTTCCAGGCGCATATTTTTGCCCGAGCGGAAGGCGGTGATCTGGTGCGGCAGGGTGTATTTCCGACTGTGGAATGGATCGACAAATCGCGCTTCCACTTTCTTAAATGCCGCTCGATTTTGTATGTCGTAATACTCGTCGAGAATTCTTTGGCTCCTCGGTATCGAACTTCTCGGCCTCGAGCTTCTCGACCTCCTCGGGCTGCTTCCGAACGAGCCTCTGCTGGCTGCTCGTGTCACATCGACCGTGCTGCTGGGGCCCACTTCGCCTGCAAATCCCCAACCGTCAACGCCATTCACACTTTGAAAGACGAAGTGGTATCCGTCGTAGTACCACGCCTCCTTAAACAGGGGATATACGCCTGTTACACGACGATTATATTTTCCGTATTTGATATAGGTATGGCCGCGGATGGTTTTCCACCCTTCAATATTCCGCGCGGGTACGCTAAAGCGCAAATTGGCATAGGCCACACGGCCGTAGTGCTCCATGCGCCGCTCATTGTGATTGGTCAAAAATAGCGGATCGTTCTTGTTCCAGAATTGCGTCAGTGCCGCAGAGTCCTTCCATTCGCCATCGTCGCCGACCTGCATGGCTTTTGCGATGCGCGCACTGTCTTCTTTTGATGCGATGAGATCTACAGATTCCATCATTTTGCGCTGTTCGGGATCCATGGCTGCAATGGCTGTTTCATACAATTTGTTCGCTTCTAAAAGCTCTCCCTGAAGCTGATGCGAGTAGGCCATGAACAATTGTGCGTTGATGTCACCGGGAAATCTTCGCATCATTCGCCGCATCACCCGTTGCATGGCGGGGATTCTTCTGTGTTCCAGATGCGCCAGTCCCAACAGATAATAGGAGTCCTGATAGTCCGCATCAACCTCCAGGCTTTTTTCCAATAGCATCACGGCCTGGTCGTATTCGTTCTTGGCAAAGGTCCGAATTGCACCTCGCCGCTGAATGATCCGATCTCTCGTGATCATGTATTCGCCGAATATATGACGACCGGCGTCATAAGCTGCCACGGCCGCATTGGGAAATTTTTCTATGACTTTTTCATAGTGCGCCTTTGCTTCGCGCTGAAACCCCCTGTTCCACAATGCCTCACCGTGCAAGAGCTGATATTGCAGATTTTCCGGTTCATTCCTAATGGCCTTTTCACTGGCTTCTACTGCGCGGCGTCGAAACTCGGGTGTGTCCAGGCGAATGTAGAGGCGAGTCAGTTGTGCAAGTGCCGGGGCGTGTTTGCCGTCTTTTTTTAGTACTTGCTTGAATTCTTCCACGCTTTCTTTGGGTTCGATCTCGTTCATGCGGGAGAGGGCTGCGTGATAGAGGGAATCTACTTCGCTGGTCCATGCCGGTGCTGCGATCAGGCAGGTGAGGATCAAAAGTACGAGGACTTTCATGGGGAGGCTCCTTGTGGTGGATGCTGGTGGGGTCTTAAAATCTGTAGAATGTCTTTGCATTTTCGTACAGAATTTTTCCCAGTAATGCGTCCGATAAGCCTTTGGGGATTGCGTCTATTGGCTCGTCAAAATGCCAATGTGGATAGTCTGTGGAAAACATCAGCATGTCATCCGATTCCAGGTGTTCCATAATTTGCAACAGGTATTCGGCTTCGGGTGGGGCGTCCATGGGTTGCAGCGTCATCCGAATGTGTTCGCGGATGTATTCCGACGGTGGGCGTTTGACCCAGGGGATATCGCGCCGCAAGCCCTTCCATTCCTTGTCTATGCGCCACATTAATGCGGGCATCCAGGTCCAGCCGCCTTCGATGAGTGCTACGCGCAATTCGGGGAACCGATCAAACGCGCCTTCCACAACCAGACTCATGACCTGAGACTGAAATATTTGCGCCATGTCGGCCATTTCTTCGGCGTAGGTCAAAGGCCAACCAACGGGTGTGGGCGGCAGACTGGATGCTCCACCGTAGTGTATCCCGATCGCGAGGTCGCGTTTTACGGCTGCTTCAAATAATGGGTCGTACAAGCTCTTGCCATAAGGTTGATATGATCTAACCGGCACGATGACCTGAACAAAGCCCGGGTGGTCGCCGAATCGCTCGATTTCGCGCGCGGCGAGTACCGGGTTTTGACTGGGCACTACGAGGGAGGCGCGCAATCGGTCATCCCGGTTTAACCACGCGTCGATTTGCCACTGGTTGACCGCGGTTGCAAGCGATGCAGATAGGTCTTCGTTGTGTACGCTTTGTACGCGGTAAGCGCAGGTTAAGATCCCGATTTCGACATCCCATGCGTCCAGTGTCTGTTTTTTTAGCAATTCAAAATTGGATCCCGGGGGACCGTTTTTCGGTTTTGTGCCTTTTCGCGCAGATGTGGGCGCTCGGGCGGGATAATCACTTGCATTGGGTCCCACAAATGCCGATTCGTTGATGTACGCAACCCAGTGTTCTTCCAGGTATGGAATCAGTGGATCTAAATTGGGCAGTTCGTTGTGAATATCGCAATCGATGATGGGGTGATAAAAGGGGTTGTCTGGTGTATTGCGCGGCATGGTTAATATCCCGCATTGCGACAATACTGATACATTTTGGCACTTCGGGTCGCTTCATCTATCGCGTCTTCGCCTTCGTAAATCGGCGCGCCGGGACAGGCTGTTACCCACCGGTTATATCCCGTGTCTTCAAGTACGTTTGCCAGGTCGGGAAAGTCCAGGGCTTCGCCGACGCCTACAGAGACCCATTGGGGCGTAAATCGTCCCTCTGCATCCCGCGTGATGTTTTCATCTGCCCAGTCCTGTAAATGTACGTAATTGAGCTGGTGTTGAAAGTCGCGCAATGATTGCGCGGCGTCATAGTCCCAGAGTTGTGCGTGTGATACGTCGATACACAGTTTTGCTTTTTCGAGGTGTTGCATGTACAGCGTCCAGTCTTCTTTGGAATCTACCAGCAGATTGGTGTGGATGTGATAACTCAATTCCAAATTGTATTGCGCCGCGTAATCAGCCCAATTGTCCGCTGCTTCAGCCGCCTGTTTGATATCGTCTTCGGTGATGTCCCGGTCTTTGGGTTTGGGACCGCTCATGTACATGAAACAATCCACTTCCATTTCGGCGGCAAAATCGATTCGCCGTTTGTTGCGTTCCTGGTGTTCCCAACCAGATATTTCGGGCGATCCCTGCGCTGTGTACACCGCCATGGGCAATCCCACATTGTCGCATATTTGTCGAATTCGACTCGCTGGTCCCAACCAGTCCAGCGGCAACCGACATTCCCAGCCATCCCATCCCGACTTTTTGAGGGCTTCAAGGGCAGGCTCCAGGTCTGGATTTCTCCATCGCAATGCACAATATCCGAGTTTAAATGACATGGTAATCTCCTTTTACTCGCTTTATCCAAATAATTCCCGATATTCTCGGTCGTATTCTTCCGTTCCGTCATCCAGTTTTAATTCCAGGCGAATGCCGGGTAGAAAGCCCGTTAGTCTGCCCGCCAAAAAGTCCTCGCGATAGCTTCCGTCTGGATAATGCGTTCGTCGTCCGTCGGGCCAGCATATTGTGTGAATCTGTCGCTTTTCTTCGAGTTTGAAATCTGGATCGACGCGATAGCGTTCAATGACGTCCCATTCCAGTTCAATGCCCAGTCCGGGTGTATTGGGTACGCGAATATGCCCGCCTTCTACTTTGAAGTCTTTGACGAGTGGATGCGTCCAGATGTTCACACAGGGGATCGCGGGCCAGCGCGCGTGAGATAATACTGCGCCCAGATGTACGCCCCACATGGTGGTCAATCCCGATCCCACCAGTTGTAGCCAGAATGGCATGTTGGCTTCGGCGGCGAGGGTGCCCTGTTTCATTACGCGACTCGCGCCACCCCCTATGACAAATCCGTCGCATACGCCTTCGCGCACTGCTGTCATAAAGGGTGGATTGCCAAAGTGCATGGCGATTGGACTGGCGATTTTTTGTCGCAATAAGGCGTTGCCCGCTACGTCGTTTTGCGGGATTGGCGTTTCGACTATTGCCAGTTGGCTATATGTGTCTTCTAACCGTCGGATCAAGGGTGCTGCATGATCTACACCGAGCAATAGGCCATTGAAGTCCGCATCGATTTTGAAATAATTCGGTACGGATTTTTTTATGGCTTCGAATTGTTCTTCGGGGTAAAACCAGGGGCGTGTCTTTACTTTCATTGTGGTGAATCCCTGGTCTATTGCTGCCTGTGCTTCCATAGCCCATTCTTCGGGGGTGCGGTCCTGCGACCACCAGGATACGGGGCACGCGTCTCGATATTG contains:
- a CDS encoding amidohydrolase family protein, which codes for MPRNTPDNPFYHPIIDCDIHNELPNLDPLIPYLEEHWVAYINESAFVGPNASDYPARAPTSARKGTKPKNGPPGSNFELLKKQTLDAWDVEIGILTCAYRVQSVHNEDLSASLATAVNQWQIDAWLNRDDRLRASLVVPSQNPVLAAREIERFGDHPGFVQVIVPVRSYQPYGKSLYDPLFEAAVKRDLAIGIHYGGASSLPPTPVGWPLTYAEEMADMAQIFQSQVMSLVVEGAFDRFPELRVALIEGGWTWMPALMWRIDKEWKGLRRDIPWVKRPPSEYIREHIRMTLQPMDAPPEAEYLLQIMEHLESDDMLMFSTDYPHWHFDEPIDAIPKGLSDALLGKILYENAKTFYRF
- a CDS encoding sugar phosphate isomerase/epimerase translates to MSFKLGYCALRWRNPDLEPALEALKKSGWDGWECRLPLDWLGPASRIRQICDNVGLPMAVYTAQGSPEISGWEHQERNKRRIDFAAEMEVDCFMYMSGPKPKDRDITEDDIKQAAEAADNWADYAAQYNLELSYHIHTNLLVDSKEDWTLYMQHLEKAKLCIDVSHAQLWDYDAAQSLRDFQHQLNYVHLQDWADENITRDAEGRFTPQWVSVGVGEALDFPDLANVLEDTGYNRWVTACPGAPIYEGEDAIDEATRSAKMYQYCRNAGY
- a CDS encoding GWxTD domain-containing protein; translated protein: MKVLVLLILTCLIAAPAWTSEVDSLYHAALSRMNEIEPKESVEEFKQVLKKDGKHAPALAQLTRLYIRLDTPEFRRRAVEASEKAIRNEPENLQYQLLHGEALWNRGFQREAKAHYEKVIEKFPNAAVAAYDAGRHIFGEYMITRDRIIQRRGAIRTFAKNEYDQAVMLLEKSLEVDADYQDSYYLLGLAHLEHRRIPAMQRVMRRMMRRFPGDINAQLFMAYSHQLQGELLEANKLYETAIAAMDPEQRKMMESVDLIASKEDSARIAKAMQVGDDGEWKDSAALTQFWNKNDPLFLTNHNERRMEHYGRVAYANLRFSVPARNIEGWKTIRGHTYIKYGKYNRRVTGVYPLFKEAWYYDGYHFVFQSVNGVDGWGFAGEVGPSSTVDVTRAASRGSFGSSPRRSRSSRPRSSIPRSQRILDEYYDIQNRAAFKKVEARFVDPFHSRKYTLPHQITAFRSGKNMRLEIAYAIPTNKLKANDDQMIVMDDGLFMFDYRWRDIYRNVRPLGQKRPSGRNAQQYLLSQRPLELPQGMYNIVVEVGDRISGSIGTFRTERLLTVSESSLDMSDLLLAQKIELVNPFPEKRTDLRIAPNPLRAYRTGQLASVYLEIYNLKKDEFGRTQYQIVYSISVPEKGEVDPAMFGAIDLTELDGLLIVSPPGQSAKGQESSDNAKSGNAQTRTRRANLRVRYVLAERNQMAESLEELRRAGQQSSTSISSVYAGDKSDDFTFLEIDLSTMPRGIYKLEVAITDLKEKKQVKRNAVFRVRE
- a CDS encoding enolase — protein: MTSKDCEVADIEHILLHVPFHPRCAKVKQTRVPFWSLVDVCKITTSAGVTGYGETLTRYTWGQSNEKQFARVRGKNIFDHLWDDSLGAGLQMALFDAAGKTLGVPCHKLMGVQYRDACPVSWWSQDRTPEEWAMEAQAAIDQGFTTMKVKTRPWFYPEEQFEAIKKSVPNYFKIDADFNGLLLGVDHAAPLIRRLEDTYSQLAIVETPIPQNDVAGNALLRQKIASPIAMHFGNPPFMTAVREGVCDGFVIGGGASRVMKQGTLAAEANMPFWLQLVGSGLTTMWGVHLGAVLSHARWPAIPCVNIWTHPLVKDFKVEGGHIRVPNTPGLGIELEWDVIERYRVDPDFKLEEKRQIHTICWPDGRRTHYPDGSYREDFLAGRLTGFLPGIRLELKLDDGTEEYDREYRELFG